One segment of Arcanobacterium haemolyticum DSM 20595 DNA contains the following:
- a CDS encoding polyphenol oxidase family protein, producing MLEQITPEVACGFTTVNGGVSEGVYASANLGFHVGDSESHVASNRQILERVLGVPVVWMDQVHGVEIVNVKSEVMRRDEHGSLSVGTADGMILDYSNAPETGLALAVMVADCVPILIVDRVQNHAGVFHMGRAGMEQGTMRHAIARFLELGSHPENLHVLMGPHICGKCYEVSLGVYEASPMEARCVTRWGTRGIDVVAGGRVQATAYNVEVSVSSECTYEHDLFYSHRRATHEGVTTGRFAGIACIKPSNTPVKY from the coding sequence ATGTTAGAACAGATTACGCCGGAAGTGGCATGCGGATTTACTACTGTTAACGGTGGAGTGTCCGAAGGGGTATATGCTAGCGCTAATCTTGGTTTTCACGTGGGGGATTCTGAATCTCACGTAGCATCTAATCGCCAGATACTCGAACGCGTTCTAGGCGTTCCAGTGGTCTGGATGGATCAGGTTCATGGCGTTGAGATAGTGAACGTTAAGTCAGAGGTAATGAGGCGCGATGAGCATGGAAGCTTGAGTGTTGGCACCGCGGATGGGATGATTCTTGACTACTCGAATGCTCCGGAAACAGGCCTAGCGTTAGCAGTTATGGTGGCTGATTGTGTACCCATCCTCATTGTTGACCGCGTACAGAACCATGCTGGCGTGTTCCATATGGGACGCGCTGGAATGGAACAAGGGACGATGCGGCACGCCATAGCTCGGTTTCTTGAATTGGGCTCACATCCTGAAAATCTTCACGTTCTCATGGGGCCGCACATATGCGGCAAATGCTATGAAGTTTCGCTAGGCGTATACGAGGCCAGTCCAATGGAAGCACGTTGCGTAACCCGATGGGGAACTCGTGGAATCGACGTCGTTGCAGGTGGGCGTGTGCAAGCTACAGCGTATAATGTTGAAGTGTCCGTAAGTAGTGAGTGTACCTACGAACATGACCTGTTTTACTCACATAGGCGAGCTACTCATGAGGGGGTAACAACGGGACGTTTTGCTGGTATCGCGTGCATCAAACCAAGCAACACACCCGTTAAATACTAG
- the ftsZ gene encoding cell division protein FtsZ, with product MFSSNANIKVVGVGGGGVNAVDRMVQDGLGGVDFIAVNTDNQSLAKSEAETKLDIGREVSNGLGAGADPTVGRRAAEENAETIQETLKDADMVFVTAGEGGGTGTGAAPVVAQIARDLGALTIGVVTRPFTFEGRQRANNAESGIAALREAVDTLIVIPNDRLLQVSEESLSIVEAYRLADEVLRSGVQGISDLITKPGLVNLDFADVKAIMKDAGTALMGIGVASGEDRALRAAETAISSPLLEARIDGARGVLLAYTVSQSFGLAELAQASEMIKESVADDANIIVGVMLDENVGDEVRLTVIAAGFDQEDDYLLPAMPAHKPGEVRAKHMMSEQAPVQREEVARPTVSGHSVPAEQEPVAPVQPVAPVQEAPTSLDVPPTLEDEKYNRRPDLDIPDFLVNGN from the coding sequence ATGTTCAGTAGCAATGCAAACATCAAAGTTGTTGGTGTTGGTGGCGGCGGTGTTAACGCTGTTGATCGCATGGTTCAAGATGGGCTCGGTGGGGTCGATTTCATTGCGGTTAACACCGATAATCAGAGCTTGGCAAAGTCGGAAGCGGAAACAAAGCTCGATATCGGCCGCGAAGTGTCGAACGGTCTTGGCGCTGGCGCTGATCCAACAGTTGGACGCCGCGCAGCTGAAGAAAACGCCGAAACGATTCAGGAAACCCTGAAAGATGCAGATATGGTATTCGTGACCGCCGGCGAAGGCGGCGGAACGGGTACTGGTGCAGCCCCAGTGGTTGCTCAGATTGCTCGCGATCTCGGCGCTCTGACAATCGGCGTTGTTACACGCCCATTCACTTTCGAAGGCCGCCAGCGCGCAAACAACGCCGAATCCGGCATTGCCGCCCTACGGGAAGCCGTTGATACGCTGATCGTTATTCCAAATGATCGGCTTCTTCAGGTTTCTGAAGAATCCCTGTCTATCGTCGAAGCCTACCGCTTAGCTGATGAAGTTCTCCGCTCTGGCGTTCAGGGCATTTCTGATCTCATTACTAAGCCAGGTTTGGTCAATCTTGATTTCGCTGATGTTAAGGCCATCATGAAGGATGCCGGCACCGCTCTCATGGGTATTGGTGTTGCATCCGGTGAAGATCGCGCCCTGCGTGCTGCTGAAACAGCTATTTCATCCCCACTGCTCGAAGCACGCATCGATGGCGCTCGTGGCGTCTTGCTGGCCTACACTGTTTCCCAGAGCTTCGGGCTGGCTGAACTTGCCCAGGCATCAGAGATGATTAAGGAATCTGTTGCTGACGATGCCAACATCATCGTAGGCGTCATGCTTGATGAAAACGTGGGCGATGAAGTCCGCCTCACTGTTATTGCGGCTGGTTTCGATCAGGAAGATGATTACCTTCTTCCTGCCATGCCTGCTCACAAGCCAGGTGAAGTTCGCGCCAAGCACATGATGTCTGAACAAGCCCCTGTACAACGTGAAGAAGTTGCTCGCCCAACCGTATCTGGGCATTCTGTTCCAGCAGAGCAGGAACCTGTTGCCCCTGTCCAGCCAGTTGCTCCAGTTCAAGAAGCACCAACATCTCTTGATGTTCCCCCAACACTTGAAGATGAAAAATACAACCGCCGCCCAGATCTAGACATCCCAGATTTCTTGGTCAACGGTAACTGA
- a CDS encoding cell division protein FtsQ/DivIB yields MRTPGRPRKPTSLQSSTPATRTHGGEGKQYVIPDRRQDFVPTAPVDPLDFPDDYDDYAESCVLEEEPQRGQEVPERPVLAPVQLSERRQERRAERRKIWAKRGLIGLGSLMSTVFVIWLIMLSPLFRYEFVSSDIQGLSADSIVDRTKLGEALKKHNGEQVFFFDDKALKSDIKKAVPEVADISSSYSFPSSRTFTVTEHVPVACVVKKDVCEAVAKDGTVLTVPADKLATLPKISDFPEGIDRESALTYMLGTLDALPANIRSTVSQITIDRHKMISLNLAGGKSVMWGKAEENARKAKILAILVAQDVKAIDLSVPGSPVTSN; encoded by the coding sequence ATGAGAACACCGGGCAGGCCGCGTAAACCTACATCTCTCCAATCAAGTACGCCGGCTACGCGTACGCATGGAGGCGAAGGGAAACAGTATGTGATCCCAGATCGCAGGCAAGATTTTGTGCCAACAGCCCCTGTTGATCCGCTCGATTTTCCAGATGATTATGATGATTATGCGGAATCGTGTGTTCTTGAAGAAGAACCTCAGCGGGGTCAAGAAGTACCTGAACGTCCGGTTCTAGCGCCTGTGCAGCTCAGCGAACGCCGCCAAGAACGGCGTGCGGAACGGCGCAAGATTTGGGCGAAACGCGGCTTGATCGGGCTGGGAAGCCTTATGAGCACAGTATTTGTTATCTGGCTGATCATGCTGTCACCATTGTTTCGATACGAATTCGTATCTTCAGACATTCAAGGCCTGTCAGCTGATTCCATCGTTGATCGAACAAAGCTCGGAGAAGCGCTAAAAAAACACAATGGGGAACAGGTTTTCTTTTTTGATGACAAGGCGCTGAAAAGCGATATAAAGAAGGCAGTGCCGGAAGTTGCCGATATTTCGTCGTCGTACTCATTCCCAAGCTCGCGTACGTTCACTGTAACGGAACATGTTCCTGTTGCGTGCGTAGTGAAGAAGGACGTGTGTGAAGCCGTGGCAAAAGATGGAACTGTACTCACTGTGCCTGCTGATAAACTCGCTACTTTGCCAAAGATTTCAGACTTCCCAGAGGGAATCGATCGTGAATCTGCCCTGACGTACATGTTGGGTACACTTGATGCGTTACCTGCCAACATACGTTCAACTGTGTCTCAAATCACTATTGATAGGCATAAGATGATTTCCCTGAATTTAGCGGGCGGCAAGTCTGTTATGTGGGGGAAAGCAGAGGAAAATGCTCGAAAAGCGAAGATTCTGGCGATTCTTGTTGCTCAAGACGTCAAAGCCATCGATCTGTCCGTACCGGGATCTCCAGTGACAAGCAACTAA
- the murG gene encoding undecaprenyldiphospho-muramoylpentapeptide beta-N-acetylglucosaminyltransferase: protein MKLSVVLCGGGTAGHVNPLIATAQALRESFPEVRVTAVGTARGLENDLVPAAGIDLRLVERAPFPRRLNGDALRFPMRFRKAVRESRAILADADATCVIGFGGYASSPMYRAAAALGIPVIVHEANAVPGMANKLGARFARIVALTFPSTSLRARKGETVTVGLPLRPAIAALASADGAERALRREAAAARFGLDASRPIVVVTGGSLGAVRLNETMQVAGVSLDAQVLHITGKGKDDDVRAATQDHPGYVVVDYVTEMEDVYALADLLVARSGAGMVSEASTLGIPTVFVPLPIGNGEQARNARDVVAAGGAVLVDNADFTPEWATEHLPALLDPQRQQEMSKAARKVAPSDAAMKLAQFAADLGGK from the coding sequence ATGAAGCTGAGTGTTGTGTTGTGTGGTGGCGGTACTGCTGGCCATGTGAATCCGTTGATTGCTACCGCGCAGGCGTTGCGTGAGAGTTTTCCTGAGGTGCGGGTGACTGCCGTGGGCACTGCGCGTGGTTTGGAAAATGATTTGGTTCCTGCCGCTGGGATTGATTTGCGTTTGGTTGAACGGGCGCCGTTTCCGCGCCGGTTGAATGGGGATGCGTTGCGTTTTCCGATGCGTTTCCGTAAGGCAGTGCGTGAGTCGCGTGCGATTTTGGCCGACGCGGATGCCACCTGTGTTATCGGTTTCGGCGGCTATGCGTCGTCTCCGATGTATCGGGCTGCGGCTGCGTTGGGGATTCCGGTGATCGTTCATGAAGCGAACGCCGTTCCAGGTATGGCGAATAAGTTGGGGGCTCGGTTTGCACGCATTGTTGCGTTAACGTTCCCGTCCACATCGTTGCGTGCTCGTAAGGGAGAGACGGTCACGGTTGGTTTGCCGTTGCGGCCTGCGATCGCTGCGTTGGCTTCGGCGGATGGTGCGGAGCGTGCGTTGCGCCGGGAAGCAGCTGCTGCGCGTTTTGGGCTGGATGCGTCGCGCCCGATCGTGGTGGTTACTGGCGGTTCGCTTGGTGCGGTGCGTTTGAACGAAACCATGCAGGTGGCTGGGGTTTCGTTGGATGCGCAAGTTTTGCATATCACGGGGAAGGGGAAGGACGACGACGTTCGTGCCGCTACCCAGGATCATCCGGGATATGTTGTGGTGGATTATGTGACTGAGATGGAGGATGTGTACGCGTTGGCCGATCTGCTAGTTGCGCGGTCGGGGGCAGGTATGGTTTCTGAAGCGTCAACTTTGGGGATTCCAACTGTGTTTGTGCCGTTGCCGATTGGTAATGGCGAGCAGGCGCGCAATGCTCGTGACGTGGTTGCGGCGGGGGGTGCGGTTTTGGTGGATAACGCCGATTTCACGCCGGAGTGGGCAACCGAACATCTGCCGGCGTTGTTGGATCCGCAGAGGCAGCAAGAGATGAGCAAAGCGGCTCGGAAGGTTGCTCCGTCTGATGCTGCGATGAAGTTGGCTCAGTTCGCGGCGGATCTGGGAGGCAAGTGA
- the murD gene encoding UDP-N-acetylmuramoyl-L-alanine--D-glutamate ligase — MIIPGAHRFDGLNVAILGVGKSGRAAIEALRAHTAARLGAWDSSTAAIDSLDRSSLEEVYASADPAQLMESLLGWGPDIVVIAPGFRQSGYEWATLRARGIRVWSEIELAWHLRAQADDGTYAPWLCVTGTNGKTTTVGMVESIVQAAGLRALAVGNVGVPAVTAVSDTSANAPQVFACELSSFQLAATYSMEPTSAIVLNLADDHLEWHSTREEYANAKATIYERTHRACVYPVGDSVVQGMVDSADVIEGARAIGVSLGIPSLGQLGFVEDVAVDRAFNATAHSHAEELFTLADLEHLSPEGYALPAHIAKDALAAAALARSIGIPASAVAQGLRDYTPGAHRIAHVATVNGVAYVDDSKATNAHAAQASLLGHDTATTIWIAGGLAKGACFDALVERVRDRLAGVVVIGVDQEPWRAALAHLDVPVTYIDTDAQDPMAEAVAQATALAVPGQTVLLAPACASQDQFVSYGERGDKFAKAVAELVASHEEE; from the coding sequence ATGATCATCCCTGGGGCTCATCGCTTTGATGGGCTGAACGTTGCGATTCTTGGCGTTGGAAAATCCGGCCGCGCAGCGATTGAGGCGCTCCGTGCTCACACCGCTGCACGTTTGGGGGCTTGGGATTCGTCTACGGCTGCGATCGATTCGCTTGATCGTTCATCCCTCGAAGAAGTATACGCATCTGCAGATCCTGCACAGCTGATGGAATCCTTGCTTGGTTGGGGCCCGGATATCGTGGTGATTGCGCCTGGTTTTAGGCAAAGTGGCTACGAGTGGGCTACGTTGCGTGCGCGCGGGATCCGCGTGTGGTCTGAAATCGAATTGGCGTGGCATTTGCGGGCGCAAGCAGACGATGGTACATATGCTCCATGGCTGTGCGTTACCGGCACAAACGGCAAAACCACCACGGTTGGAATGGTTGAATCGATTGTGCAGGCTGCAGGCTTGCGTGCGCTGGCAGTGGGTAACGTTGGCGTTCCGGCTGTAACAGCCGTGTCGGATACGTCTGCTAACGCACCGCAAGTGTTCGCCTGCGAACTTTCTTCGTTCCAGTTGGCTGCCACTTACTCGATGGAACCAACATCAGCGATCGTGCTGAACTTGGCAGACGATCATTTAGAATGGCACAGCACGCGCGAAGAGTACGCGAATGCGAAGGCAACGATCTATGAACGGACGCACCGGGCGTGTGTGTATCCCGTAGGCGATTCTGTGGTCCAAGGGATGGTGGATAGCGCGGACGTAATCGAAGGCGCCCGTGCGATTGGTGTTTCATTGGGAATTCCATCGCTCGGCCAGCTCGGTTTTGTGGAAGATGTGGCCGTGGATCGCGCCTTCAACGCCACTGCCCATTCACATGCGGAAGAACTGTTTACGCTGGCTGATCTGGAACATCTTTCGCCAGAAGGATATGCTCTTCCTGCACATATTGCGAAGGACGCGCTGGCAGCAGCAGCCCTTGCCCGATCGATCGGCATCCCCGCCTCCGCTGTTGCTCAAGGTCTACGTGATTACACGCCTGGAGCACACCGGATCGCTCACGTGGCTACGGTCAACGGCGTGGCATACGTGGATGATTCGAAAGCTACGAATGCCCATGCTGCCCAAGCGTCGCTTCTTGGCCACGATACGGCAACCACTATTTGGATTGCGGGTGGGTTAGCAAAGGGCGCGTGTTTTGACGCGCTGGTGGAGCGCGTTCGTGATCGTCTTGCTGGCGTGGTTGTTATTGGTGTTGATCAGGAACCGTGGCGTGCCGCCTTGGCGCATCTTGATGTTCCAGTGACGTATATTGATACTGATGCCCAGGATCCGATGGCAGAAGCGGTGGCGCAGGCTACGGCGTTGGCCGTCCCAGGGCAAACAGTGCTTTTGGCCCCCGCCTGTGCATCCCAGGATCAGTTTGTGAGCTATGGAGAACGCGGCGATAAGTTCGCGAAGGCTGTAGCAGAATTGGTGGCGTCACACGAGGAGGAATAA
- the murC gene encoding UDP-N-acetylmuramate--L-alanine ligase: protein MKFHLIGVGGAGMNVVARLLIAEGHTVSGSDRDSSDVLDELAELGVETFVGHDARHVPADAIVVRSSAIKPVNPEYAVAIERGQDIWHRSQALAFAAGERDFIAVAGAHGKTSTSGMISVALDTLDADPSRAIGGHLAGGLPGGYLGSGSMLVAEADESDGSFLNYRPRIALVTNVEPDHLDHYGSAEAFDQAFVDFAGKIVPGGLLVCCTDDPGAARLAEAAQVHGVRIATYGMKPMPGDHTMISGVVSGANGVEAHVRRGDQEAHIRLSVHGTHMLMNAVGAWIVCCDLGFDAAESASALASFTGTGRRFELRGEVNGVRVIDDYAHHPTEVEATLRTARSVTTGRVKVVFQPHLYSRTRHFARAFADALDTADDIIVTSVYAAREVPNDGVEGDAIVAHSHKARYIPDMIDAACAIAADSNPGDLIMTMGAGSITTVAPVIVKELAQ from the coding sequence ATGAAGTTCCATTTGATTGGCGTTGGCGGTGCTGGCATGAATGTGGTGGCGCGATTGTTAATCGCAGAAGGCCACACTGTGTCTGGATCGGATCGGGATTCTTCTGATGTGTTGGATGAACTGGCAGAACTGGGTGTTGAGACCTTCGTGGGGCATGATGCACGGCACGTGCCAGCGGATGCGATTGTGGTTCGTTCTTCTGCAATTAAGCCGGTTAATCCGGAGTATGCCGTGGCGATTGAACGTGGGCAAGACATCTGGCATCGTTCGCAGGCGTTGGCATTTGCGGCGGGGGAGCGCGATTTTATTGCGGTTGCGGGTGCTCACGGGAAAACCTCAACATCAGGCATGATTTCGGTGGCGTTGGATACGCTGGATGCTGATCCATCGCGTGCGATTGGCGGCCATTTGGCTGGCGGGTTGCCTGGTGGTTACTTGGGTTCAGGTTCGATGCTGGTTGCTGAAGCTGACGAATCTGATGGTTCGTTCCTCAACTATCGTCCGCGTATTGCTTTAGTGACGAACGTGGAACCGGATCATTTGGATCATTATGGATCGGCTGAGGCGTTCGATCAGGCGTTTGTTGATTTCGCCGGCAAGATTGTTCCTGGGGGATTGCTTGTGTGCTGTACGGATGATCCGGGGGCGGCGCGTTTGGCAGAGGCTGCTCAGGTGCACGGCGTGCGTATCGCAACCTACGGCATGAAACCGATGCCAGGAGATCACACAATGATTTCTGGTGTGGTTTCTGGCGCGAATGGAGTCGAGGCTCATGTTCGCCGTGGAGATCAGGAGGCACACATACGTCTTTCTGTGCATGGAACCCACATGCTGATGAATGCCGTGGGAGCGTGGATCGTGTGCTGTGATCTTGGTTTTGACGCTGCAGAGTCTGCTAGCGCGCTAGCGTCTTTTACTGGAACCGGGCGTAGGTTTGAGTTGCGTGGTGAAGTCAACGGTGTGCGTGTTATTGACGATTACGCTCACCACCCAACAGAAGTTGAAGCCACGTTGAGAACAGCGCGTTCAGTCACAACTGGCCGTGTGAAAGTGGTGTTTCAACCTCACTTGTATTCCCGTACTCGTCATTTTGCGCGGGCTTTTGCCGATGCACTCGATACGGCTGACGATATCATCGTGACCTCGGTGTATGCGGCGCGTGAAGTCCCTAACGATGGGGTAGAAGGTGATGCGATTGTGGCGCATTCTCATAAAGCACGCTACATTCCGGACATGATTGACGCTGCATGCGCTATCGCGGCAGATTCCAACCCGGGTGATCTGATTATGACCATGGGGGCTGGAAGCATCACAACTGTGGCCCCTGTGATTGTGAAAGAATTAGCACAATGA
- the mraY gene encoding phospho-N-acetylmuramoyl-pentapeptide-transferase translates to MLAILIALGTALIIALLGTPFFIKVLEKRSYGQFIREDGPTTHLVKRGTPTMGGVVIIAATIIGWAVANLTTQRVPQISGFLLLGLMMGMGMVGFLDDFTKVRKERSLGLTPRAKMIGLGTVGIVFSLLALQFPNDINRTPGSTAISAVRDLPVDFSYLGYGVGIVLFVLWANFLISAWSNGVNLTDGLDGLAAGASMLAFGAYTIVGIWQYYQSCESVVAASPGCYDVRDPREIAIICAAIVGACFGFLWHNTSPAAIFMGDTGSLALGGAFAGVSILTRTEILAVLLGGLFVVIVISDVIQIGMFKLTGKRVFRMAPLHHHFELKGWKEVTIVVRFWLIQGLFISAGMFLFYAEWLAQQ, encoded by the coding sequence ATGCTTGCGATTCTTATTGCACTAGGAACGGCGCTGATCATCGCGCTTTTAGGTACACCATTTTTTATCAAGGTGTTGGAAAAGCGCTCATACGGGCAGTTTATCCGTGAAGATGGGCCTACCACCCACCTGGTTAAACGCGGAACACCCACGATGGGTGGCGTGGTTATCATCGCGGCAACCATTATTGGATGGGCGGTTGCAAACCTCACCACGCAACGTGTACCTCAAATCTCTGGGTTTTTACTGCTTGGCCTCATGATGGGCATGGGTATGGTTGGCTTCCTCGATGATTTTACGAAAGTCCGCAAAGAACGTTCGCTTGGGCTGACTCCGCGTGCGAAAATGATCGGTCTTGGCACTGTTGGTATCGTGTTTTCGTTGCTGGCCTTGCAGTTCCCTAATGACATAAACCGCACGCCTGGATCTACCGCCATCTCCGCCGTTCGCGATCTGCCAGTGGACTTCAGCTATCTCGGATATGGCGTGGGCATTGTTTTGTTCGTGCTGTGGGCCAACTTTTTGATCAGCGCGTGGTCTAACGGCGTGAATCTAACCGATGGCCTTGATGGCTTGGCCGCGGGTGCTTCCATGCTGGCGTTTGGTGCCTACACGATCGTGGGAATCTGGCAGTACTACCAAAGCTGCGAATCCGTGGTTGCGGCCAGCCCCGGATGTTATGACGTGCGCGATCCGCGCGAAATTGCCATTATTTGTGCGGCCATCGTGGGGGCATGTTTCGGCTTCTTGTGGCACAACACCTCTCCGGCAGCGATTTTCATGGGCGATACCGGTTCACTGGCGCTCGGTGGCGCTTTCGCGGGCGTCTCAATCCTTACTCGTACTGAAATCTTGGCAGTGCTACTTGGTGGCTTGTTCGTGGTGATCGTGATTTCTGATGTTATCCAGATCGGCATGTTCAAACTCACTGGCAAGCGCGTGTTCCGAATGGCGCCGTTGCATCACCATTTTGAGCTGAAGGGCTGGAAGGAAGTCACGATCGTTGTGCGCTTCTGGTTGATCCAAGGGCTCTTTATTTCTGCTGGCATGTTCTTGTTCTACGCAGAATGGTTGGCACAGCAATGA
- a CDS encoding FtsW/RodA/SpoVE family cell cycle protein, whose protein sequence is MEAVPGESLSKTDLSRRNVILQSLLLMVASALMLIAIGVFMVFSATAPSSISAVTADPSTQLFAVALRQFVFALAGVVGAFVLAFIPYRLLQRFALVPLMLGCLLQLLVLAQGGDGVKGNNNWLKVAGFTLQPSEFLKLALVIWLAMMLARLTLKEIQESRTIVIPVVGFGLATGLVVVGGDVGTALVFVLIGAGMFWLSGLLGRQLVPPMVVFGFAATLLVVIRPSRLYRVIDYVNNLLTLPDSITPTQSDYALFAFGSGGVTGVGIGAGKEKWRDLAEAHTDFIFAVIGEELGLIGALTVILLFLALGWALLRIAMNHTDRYAQLLAIGAALWLCGQAFANMWVVVGLLPVFGVPLPFVSMGGSSMMATVWMLGVVAATTLDVPGVRETFKVRRGLVRRARALIRRK, encoded by the coding sequence ATGGAAGCAGTGCCAGGTGAGAGCCTGTCAAAGACGGATCTGTCGCGGCGCAACGTTATCCTTCAGTCTCTCCTTTTGATGGTCGCATCGGCGTTGATGCTGATTGCGATTGGCGTGTTCATGGTTTTTTCGGCCACGGCCCCGTCCTCCATTTCTGCTGTTACTGCTGATCCGTCTACGCAACTTTTTGCGGTTGCATTGCGTCAGTTCGTGTTCGCACTTGCTGGTGTTGTGGGCGCGTTTGTGTTGGCGTTTATTCCGTACCGGTTGTTGCAACGGTTTGCGTTGGTGCCCTTGATGTTGGGGTGTTTGTTGCAGCTGTTGGTGTTGGCGCAGGGTGGCGATGGTGTTAAAGGCAATAACAACTGGCTGAAGGTGGCTGGTTTTACGTTGCAGCCGTCTGAATTTTTGAAGTTGGCGTTGGTGATTTGGCTGGCGATGATGCTGGCTCGGTTGACGCTGAAGGAGATTCAGGAGTCCCGCACGATTGTGATTCCGGTGGTGGGCTTTGGTTTGGCTACTGGTTTGGTTGTTGTGGGTGGCGATGTTGGTACTGCACTTGTTTTTGTGCTGATTGGTGCTGGCATGTTTTGGCTGTCTGGCTTGCTTGGCCGTCAGTTGGTTCCGCCGATGGTTGTGTTTGGTTTTGCGGCTACGTTGCTGGTTGTTATTCGCCCGTCGCGTTTGTATCGTGTGATTGATTATGTGAATAATTTGTTGACGTTGCCGGATAGTATTACACCAACGCAGTCTGATTATGCGTTGTTTGCGTTTGGTTCTGGTGGCGTGACTGGCGTGGGCATTGGTGCTGGTAAGGAAAAGTGGCGTGATTTGGCCGAAGCGCATACCGATTTTATTTTTGCGGTTATTGGCGAAGAGTTGGGGTTGATTGGTGCGCTGACTGTTATTTTGCTGTTCCTTGCGCTTGGTTGGGCGTTGTTGCGTATTGCGATGAATCATACGGATCGTTATGCTCAGTTGCTTGCGATTGGGGCAGCGTTGTGGTTGTGTGGGCAGGCTTTTGCGAACATGTGGGTTGTGGTTGGTTTGCTTCCAGTTTTCGGTGTTCCGTTGCCGTTTGTTTCGATGGGTGGTTCGTCGATGATGGCTACGGTGTGGATGCTGGGTGTTGTTGCGGCAACAACGTTGGATGTTCCTGGAGTTCGTGAGACGTTTAAGGTTCGCCGTGGCCTGGTTCGCCGGGCGCGTGCGTTGATTCGGAGGAAGTAA
- a CDS encoding UDP-N-acetylmuramoyl-tripeptide--D-alanyl-D-alanine ligase, with product MTIEQVATCVDGTISTEPADSLVTSIATDNRTISGGELFVAIAGERVDGNRFAQAALDAGAVAVLTADPAAACATGAAPERVIAVDDPIVALGRLAHEQAHIVRKCGAENFQVIGVTGSVGKTTTKDLLAHLLGQRGPIIAPPGSFNNELGMPLTVLRADESTSTLVLEMGADHIGNLAYLTGIVAPDVSVVLAVARAHLGEFGGIENVARAKSELVEGTREGGVVVLNYDDERVRDMAKLAPGKVVYFSASGACRDGVWASDVTLNKTGQASFILHYGQSESRVELKLIGAHHVANALAAATVALVCGIELDDCARLLTEANAGSPHRMDVWERNGTTIIDDSYNANPDSMKAGLTALAHLGTHRRKIAVLGTMLELGEESEAEHAHIGELVAQLGIDTLIAVGPGLSPTILTARQGGVEVHETLNVAEATQLLTGLLAEGDVVLLKGSNGSGVWRLADALKENDR from the coding sequence ATGACGATAGAACAGGTAGCGACGTGCGTTGATGGCACAATCAGCACCGAACCTGCCGATTCGCTTGTGACAAGCATTGCAACTGACAACCGTACGATTTCTGGTGGTGAACTCTTTGTTGCTATTGCGGGCGAACGGGTTGACGGAAATCGGTTTGCTCAGGCGGCCTTGGACGCTGGAGCTGTGGCAGTGTTAACGGCGGATCCGGCGGCTGCGTGTGCTACGGGAGCTGCGCCTGAACGCGTGATTGCAGTTGACGATCCGATCGTTGCGCTTGGCAGGTTGGCCCACGAACAGGCTCACATTGTGCGGAAGTGTGGCGCTGAAAACTTCCAGGTTATTGGTGTGACGGGTTCGGTTGGAAAGACGACGACGAAGGACCTCCTCGCTCATCTTCTTGGGCAGCGTGGCCCGATTATTGCGCCTCCGGGATCGTTCAATAATGAGTTGGGGATGCCTCTGACTGTGCTTCGTGCGGACGAATCAACGTCAACGTTGGTTCTGGAAATGGGGGCCGATCATATCGGTAACCTCGCGTACCTTACCGGTATTGTAGCACCAGATGTTTCGGTTGTTCTTGCGGTTGCCCGCGCCCACCTAGGCGAATTTGGTGGCATTGAAAACGTTGCCCGCGCCAAATCTGAGCTTGTGGAAGGAACGCGAGAAGGCGGCGTCGTCGTCCTTAACTATGATGACGAACGCGTGCGGGATATGGCGAAACTGGCCCCTGGAAAAGTCGTCTATTTTTCTGCAAGCGGCGCGTGCCGTGACGGAGTGTGGGCATCGGACGTGACTCTGAACAAAACCGGCCAAGCCTCATTTATCCTCCACTACGGACAATCCGAATCTCGCGTAGAACTCAAACTTATCGGCGCTCACCACGTTGCAAACGCGCTTGCCGCAGCAACCGTGGCACTCGTGTGTGGAATCGAACTGGACGACTGTGCGCGCCTCCTCACTGAAGCAAACGCAGGAAGCCCACACCGCATGGATGTGTGGGAACGCAACGGAACTACAATCATCGACGATTCGTACAATGCAAACCCGGATTCAATGAAAGCTGGCCTCACTGCGCTAGCTCACCTAGGAACACATCGCCGTAAGATCGCAGTACTTGGAACAATGCTCGAACTTGGCGAAGAATCGGAAGCGGAACACGCACACATCGGTGAACTCGTGGCGCAACTCGGTATCGATACTCTCATCGCCGTAGGCCCAGGACTCTCCCCAACCATACTCACAGCACGCCAAGGCGGGGTAGAAGTCCACGAAACCCTCAACGTGGCAGAAGCAACTCAGTTGCTTACCGGCCTTCTTGCCGAAGGTGACGTAGTCTTGCTTAAAGGTTCTAACGGTTCTGGGGTGTGGCGGCTCGCAGACGCTTTAAAGGAGAACGATCGCTAA